A region from the Paludicola sp. MB14-C6 genome encodes:
- a CDS encoding cyclic-di-AMP receptor, whose amino-acid sequence MKLIYAIVSNDDSSAVSSALTKVGFFATKLSSTGGFLMAGNTTFMICTEDDKVDEAIEIIAQKSKKRSQMVPSPAAYGMGGYTPYPVEVTVGGATIFVTNVERFEKI is encoded by the coding sequence ATGAAACTGATTTATGCAATTGTAAGTAATGACGACAGTTCAGCAGTATCATCTGCATTGACAAAGGTAGGCTTTTTTGCAACTAAATTATCTTCTACAGGCGGATTTCTAATGGCTGGTAATACAACTTTTATGATTTGTACAGAAGATGACAAAGTGGATGAGGCGATTGAAATTATTGCTCAAAAGAGTAAAAAACGTTCTCAAATGGTTCCTTCTCCTGCTGCATACGGAATGGGTGGTTATACTCCATACCCAGTTGAAGTAACAGTAGGCGGTGCTACAATTTTTGTTACAAATGTAGAAAGATTTGAAAAAATCTAA
- a CDS encoding ATP-binding protein — MKYKFYSNKAFIQMLTRSLNSEHLCHAYLFYGAKGIGKKTLANYFAMGVLCKSEEKPCYQCSSCHKFLTGNHPDVHIVGIEDNKKSISVDTIRKLRQDAYIKPNESKVQVYIIPNIETMSIGAFNAFLKVLEEPPETAMFILTAESKAAVPETILSRCISYPLYPLSYEECVQALKELAPEKEEASIEKAAIHSNGILGKALEIINSESYSEVELISNAILEGILQRNEYEVLKVLTNMKADKEKLSNLINELTRVIRNIVLTKVNAQQPVDDQIEALSYKITLTQANKLVEVLQQSNDYMQSNMNVGLLVNWLCAQIFSVLS, encoded by the coding sequence ATGAAATATAAATTTTATTCCAATAAAGCTTTCATTCAAATGCTCACTCGCTCATTGAACAGTGAGCATTTGTGTCATGCGTATTTGTTTTATGGGGCAAAGGGTATTGGTAAAAAAACGCTTGCAAATTATTTTGCAATGGGTGTTTTATGTAAAAGTGAAGAAAAGCCATGTTATCAATGCTCAAGTTGCCATAAGTTTTTAACCGGTAATCATCCCGATGTGCATATCGTTGGAATTGAAGATAATAAGAAGAGCATTTCGGTTGATACCATTCGTAAATTAAGGCAAGATGCATATATAAAACCAAATGAAAGCAAAGTTCAAGTATATATCATTCCAAATATAGAAACCATGTCTATCGGAGCGTTTAATGCTTTTTTAAAAGTATTAGAAGAACCACCTGAGACCGCAATGTTTATTTTAACCGCAGAGTCAAAGGCAGCAGTGCCTGAGACTATTTTATCTCGATGCATTTCTTATCCATTATACCCTTTAAGCTATGAAGAGTGTGTACAAGCTTTAAAAGAGCTTGCTCCTGAAAAAGAGGAAGCTTCTATTGAAAAAGCAGCTATCCATTCAAATGGCATATTAGGCAAAGCATTGGAAATTATAAATAGCGAATCCTATTCCGAAGTAGAGTTAATCTCAAATGCAATTTTAGAAGGTATATTACAGCGTAACGAATATGAGGTTCTCAAGGTCCTTACAAATATGAAAGCCGATAAAGAAAAATTATCGAATTTAATTAACGAATTGACTCGTGTAATTCGAAATATTGTTTTAACGAAAGTTAATGCACAACAACCTGTTGATGACCAAATAGAAGCGTTATCTTATAAAATAACATTAACGCAAGCAAATAAATTGGTTGAAGTATTGCAACAATCTAACGATTATATGCAATCAAATATGAACGTTGGATTGCTTGTTAATTGGTTATGTGCTCAAATATTTTCTGTATTATCTTAA
- a CDS encoding PSP1 domain-containing protein, whose translation MAEVIGVRFKSVGKIYYFDPQGSTFTVGQNVIVETARGVECGEVVLPNREVDVNDIVSPLKPVMRLANEEDFKIIENNAIKEKEAFEICLQKIDKHKLDMKLVDVEYTFDNNKILFYFTADGRVDFRELVKDLAAVFRTRIELRQIGVRDESKMLGGLGVCGRPFCCATFLGEFQPVSIKMAKEQSLSLNPTKISGTCGRLMCCLKYEQNVYEELLSITPKIGAYVDTPDGKGTVVDLNLLTGVLQVRLEKNQDAPPRTFKKDEVILIRDAQIKLDREEIAALSGLE comes from the coding sequence ATGGCAGAGGTAATTGGTGTTAGATTTAAAAGCGTTGGAAAGATATATTATTTTGATCCTCAAGGTAGTACTTTTACAGTCGGTCAAAACGTAATCGTTGAAACTGCAAGAGGTGTTGAATGTGGTGAGGTAGTTTTACCGAATCGTGAAGTGGATGTAAATGACATTGTCTCTCCTTTAAAGCCTGTTATGCGCCTTGCAAATGAAGAAGATTTTAAAATAATCGAAAATAATGCAATTAAAGAAAAAGAAGCATTTGAAATATGTTTGCAAAAAATTGATAAACATAAATTAGATATGAAATTAGTTGATGTAGAGTATACTTTTGATAATAATAAAATTTTATTCTATTTTACTGCTGATGGAAGAGTCGATTTTAGAGAGCTTGTAAAAGATTTAGCGGCAGTATTCCGTACTCGAATTGAGCTTCGTCAAATTGGTGTTCGTGATGAATCCAAAATGCTTGGTGGATTAGGTGTTTGCGGAAGACCATTTTGTTGTGCAACATTTTTAGGCGAATTCCAACCTGTTTCTATTAAGATGGCAAAAGAACAAAGCCTTTCTTTAAACCCAACTAAAATCAGCGGAACTTGCGGACGCTTAATGTGTTGCTTGAAATACGAACAAAACGTTTACGAGGAATTATTGAGTATTACTCCGAAAATTGGTGCATATGTAGATACTCCTGATGGAAAAGGCACTGTTGTTGATTTAAACCTCTTAACAGGTGTATTACAAGTACGTTTGGAAAAAAATCAAGATGCTCCGCCACGTACGTTCAAAAAAGATGAGGTCATTTTAATTCGTGACGCTCAAATTAAGCTTGACCGTGAAGAAATTGCTGCATTATCTGGTTTAGAGTAA
- a CDS encoding 4Fe-4S dicluster domain-containing protein: MAYCISDECINCGACEAECPVSAISAGDDKYVIDAATCIDCGACAGVCPVGAPQAE; encoded by the coding sequence ATGGCATATTGTATTAGCGATGAATGCATCAACTGTGGTGCTTGTGAGGCTGAATGTCCAGTATCAGCAATCTCTGCTGGTGATGACAAATATGTAATTGATGCAGCTACTTGTATCGATTGTGGTGCTTGTGCTGGTGTTTGTCCAGTAGGCGCTCCTCAAGCTGAATAG
- a CDS encoding flavodoxin family protein, which produces MKVLLLNGSARKNGCTYTALSEIATILEQENVECEIMHLGNQSVRDCIGCGKCATLNNQCVFDDDIVNEIIAKAAEADGFVFGTPVYYAHPSGRILSILDRVFYAGGKVFAHKPGMAIASARRAGTTASIDVLNKYMTIAQMPVVSSTYWNMVHGSTPEDVKKDEEGLQTMRNLGRNMAWLLKCIEIGKQNGIQPPKIERTFRTNFIR; this is translated from the coding sequence ATGAAAGTTTTATTATTAAATGGAAGTGCAAGAAAAAACGGATGCACATATACTGCGTTATCCGAAATTGCAACTATTTTAGAGCAAGAAAATGTGGAATGTGAAATAATGCATCTTGGAAATCAGTCTGTTCGAGATTGTATAGGTTGTGGTAAATGTGCAACATTAAATAATCAGTGCGTTTTTGATGATGATATCGTGAATGAAATCATTGCAAAAGCGGCAGAAGCTGATGGATTTGTTTTTGGTACACCTGTTTATTATGCTCACCCTAGCGGAAGAATTCTATCAATATTAGATAGAGTATTTTATGCAGGAGGAAAGGTGTTTGCACATAAACCGGGTATGGCAATTGCATCTGCTAGAAGAGCAGGAACAACGGCTTCTATTGATGTATTAAACAAGTACATGACAATTGCACAAATGCCCGTTGTATCCTCAACCTATTGGAATATGGTGCATGGAAGCACACCAGAAGATGTGAAAAAGGATGAAGAGGGACTTCAAACCATGAGAAATTTGGGCAGAAATATGGCATGGCTTTTGAAATGTATTGAAATAGGCAAGCAAAATGGAATACAGCCACCCAAAATTGAACGAACTTTCCGAACAAATTTTATAAGATAA